The genomic DNA GAATTGGCGCAGCTCAGCAGTCCACAGAACAAACGGTCGAACTACTGGATGATCCCAAAGCAGGGACACGAGATTCCCGATTGGCGGTTGTGGTTGCCTTACGACGCTTGCGTGATTCTGCCATTTCGCAATTCCTGAATGATGCTGAGCCGAAGGTGGTCATCGAGTCGGCTCGGGCCATTCATGATGAACTGATCGAATTCGCGATGCCTGCACTTGCCAGTTATCAAGGAAATCTGACCTTTTCGGAGGCTCTGACGCGACGTGTGGTGAATGCGAATTATTTGCTCGGACAGCAGGAGAATGCAGAAACTCTTGTGCAAATTGCCACCAACGATCGTTTATCGGAAACCGTCCGTCAGCAGGCGATGACCGCACTATTGAATTGGTCGAGTGGATCAAATATCGATGCCGTGATTGGCAAGTATCGTCCAAGAACAGGACAGTCTGCTCCCTATCTGAAAGAAATTGTTTCAGGGTCGTTACCCGATTTATTCCGTGCCAGCGAGAAACTCCAGAAACAGGCGGTTGAACTGGCTGCTCTCTTAGAGATCTCTGACATCGCACCTCAGATGATGGAGTATGTCGATGATGAGAAGGCTTCCGTTGACTTACGAGTTTCGGCTTTACTGGCACTCGATCAGATTGCGACGAAGAAAGCCGATCCGATTGTAAAACGGATGATTTCTTCTGAACTGCCCGAACTGCGAAAAACGGCCCGCAAGATATTCGCCGCCCGGCATCCGGCAGAGGCGGGTCCTGTATTACAGGCCGCAATCGATGAGGGAACTTTGGCTGAGCAACAGGATGCAATTCATCAGTTAGCAAGGCTCGATGCAAAAATGACTCAGCAGATCCTGGCTGATCTGCTCCAGAAAATGTTGGCTGATCAATTGCCGCTAGGATTGCATCTTGACGTGATCCAGGCAGCAGAGGCCACGCAAGATCAGCAGTTAACAGGACTGGTCAAATCGTACAACGAAAAATTCGAGGCGGGGAATCCCGTTGAAAAATTCCGAGTTTGTCTGGAAGGTGGAAACAAGACATTGGGCGAAGAACTCTTCTTCGGAAACGCCGCTGCTTCCTGCAGGCGTTGTCACCTGGTCAATGGTCAGGGAGGTGGAGTCGGGCCAGATCTCTCCGAGATCGGTAAGAAAAACGAAGCCCACTACTTGCTCGAATCCATCGTCGATCCCAATGCAAAAATAGCCAAGGGGTTTGAGACAGTAATTCTAGTTACGATTGAAGGAAAAATTGTTTCGGGAATCATCAAAGAGGAAACCGACGATTTCATCACTCTGGTGAAGCCGATGGGAGAAATCGTGCAGATTGCTCAAGACGATATTGAAGATCAGGCTCCCGGAAAATCAGGGATGCCGGCTGACATCGCCAACCAGATGACCAAAGCACAGATTCGCGATCTGGTCGCTTACCTAAAGACCTTAACCGAAAAGAAAAATGTCGAAGCTCATGGAATTGAGGAATAAGAACGCCAGACAAAACTCAATAATTAAAAGCGATCACGCAAGTCATTAAAGCAAGGGTGGCGAGGGAACTTTCGGGGGCTTCCCCTAAAGCAGAACGCCCCCGCCACTCCAGTTAATGATTCAGTTATTATCAAGTTTTGTCAGAGGAATTAGAACATGCCGGAAACACCCTCAGAAGAAGAGTGGTTCGATATTGTCGATGAGCACGATCAGGTTCTACGAAGTGCACCGCGCAGCGAAGTGCACGGCGAAGGACATCTGCATCGAGCCACACACATCTGGGTGATCAACTCTGCAGGAAAACTGCTGATCCATTTGCGGGCAGCCGGTAAAGAAGAGGAACCACTCAAGTGGACCTCATCTGCTTCCGGACATGTCAGTGCAGGGGAAGCTTATTCCGTATCAGCGGCTAGAGAATTGTCGGAAGAACTCGGCATTGAAGCTCAGCTGACCCGCTGGCACAAAATTATGTCCGGACCGGAAACAGGTTATGAACATACCGAGCTCTATGCCTGTCAGAGTGACGCCGTTCCAATACCCGATCCGAATGAAATCTCAGAGATTCAATATCTGGATTTCGCAGAGATCTACGAATGGCTGGACAGAGAACCAACCGCATTTACACATCCGTTTCGCGCGTTCCTGCGCTGGTCGCAAGAGAATTCTGATAAGATCGTCTTTGATTAAATTCAAAGTTAAATTAGAACCGTATTATTTAGATTACAGCAACGGTACATAGTGATCAGCATTGCGGGATCTCTCTGCTACTGGAATGATGTGATCAAATTATGCAGATTATCGGCCACTGCGATGCCTGTTCTGTATTTCAGGAGAAATCTTATTTTTACTGAATGACAATCGGCTGGAGCGATAGTCGTTAATCATCAAGTCAACAGAAGCTGACCGGAGCCGTGGGCTATGGACTGAAGTCATGGAGTTCTGATGAATTGCTGTCGCAATCCGCCCACACGTTCTGGTGAAATTTTCCAAGGGGTAGAACCTGAAGGTTTCGCCTGAAGGCGAGAGCCTTGAATCAAACTTGGGACCCATCGTTTGCAAAATAATTCCGCGTGTCGTCATGTCAGGTCATGCTTCACCTTTTGAGGAGAACATCAGTGAATCGAACTCAAAGCGCTCTGTTTGCTTTTCTTGCCGTCTATCTTTCCGTTGCTTCGCCTCTGCAGGCGGTGGAACGGCCGAATATTATTTTGATTATGTCGGATGATATGGGCTTTTCGGACATTGGCTGTTATGGCGGGGAGGTGGAAACGCCGACGCTTGATGCACTGGCCGCCAAGGGTTTGAAGTTCACTCAGTTCTATAATACGGGGCGTTGTTGCCCGACGCGGGCTTCCTTATTAACGGGGCTTTATCCGCATCAGGCGGGGGTCGGTCACATGATGAATGACAAGGGGCTTGAAGGTTATCGCGGGGAGTTGAATCAACGATGTCGTACGATTGCCGAAGTGTTGAAGCCAGCCGGTTATTCGACATTTATGGCTGGTAAGTGGCATGTGACACCGCATATTGCTCCGGGGTCGCCACGAAATAACTGGCCATTGCAGCGGGGGTTTGATCGTTTTTATGGAACGATTCATGGAGCAGGAAGTTTCTTCGATCCGAATTCGCTCACTCGGGACAACACGCAAATCTCTCCCTATGCCGATGAGGAATATCAGCCAGAGACTTATTATTACACGGATGCGATCAGCGATCATGCGGTGCGGTTTATCGATGAGCATCAGCAGTCGAAGTCAGATGATAATCCGTTCTTCATGTACGTCGCGTACACGGCTGCGCACTGGCCGATGCATGCGTTGCCCGAAGATATCGCCAAATACAAAGGACGATTTGATGCGGGTTACGAAGAATTGCGAAAAGAACGCCTTGCCCGAGTGATCGACTTAGGACTTGTCGCCGAAGATACGCAACTTTCACCCGGTGCCCGTGAGTGGGATCAGGTACAAAATCGCGAGTGGGAATTGAGATGCATGGAAGTGTATGCCGCGATGATTGATCGGATGGATCAGGGAATCGGCAAAATTGTGAACTCGCTCAAGCAGAACCATCAGTTCGACAACACTCTCATATTCTTTCTACAGGATAACGGCGGCTGTGCAGAAGGATTGGGGAGATCACCTAGAAAGAATCTGACAGCTCGGGCTGTAACGGCAACTCTGGATCCGATGCCAGCCGATGAATTGCAGACCGGAATGATTCCCGCTCAATCGCGCGATGGCTTCCCGGTTATCATGGGTCCGGGCGTGATGCCGGGGCCGGCTGATACTTATATCGCCTATGGCCAAGGCTGGGCGAATGTCTCGAACACTCCCTTTCGCGAATACAAACATTGGGTCCATGAAGGAGGCATCTCAACTCCGCTGATTATTTCCTGGCCGGAGCAGATCTCCTCAGGCGGAAAACTGGTGCGGGAGCCAAGTCACCTGATTGACATTATGGCAACCTGTGTTGATGTAGCCAGAGCGAATTATCCGCAGGAAGTGGGTGGTAATAAAATTCATCCGCTGGAAGGTTTGAGTCTGTTGCCAGTCATTGAAGAACAACCACTTAAGCGTGAAGCGATCTTCTGGGAGCACGAGGGGAATCGAGCGATTCGTGTTGGTGACTGGAAGTTAGTTTCTAAATTCAAAGAGCCCTGGGAACTTTACAACATTAAGACGGATCGAATCGAAAGCCACGACTTGAAAAAGCAGAATCCCGAACTGGCAATGGAACTCGAACAACGTTGGGATTCTTGGGCAGTACGGGCAAATGTGTTGCCATTGCGACCGAAAAAACAGTGAGCATCGGAATCCCGAATAGGAAGTCAATTCAATCGCCAGTTAACAATTTCATCATCAGAAATTCATGGAATCCCTTTCAGCTTAATATTGTTTCTATTTGAAATCAGATGCAATGAAAGAGAAATTCTGTGACTTTGGGCCCAAGCGACTTTGAACCATTCTATAAATTATTAGGAATCCCGGCTGATCAACAACCTCCAAATTATTATCAGCTACTGGGGATTTCTATCGATGAAGATGATCTGGATGTAATTCGAGTTGCGTCTCGTCAACGTCGTGCATTGATCAAGTCGCATTCTCAACTCGGGCAACTCCCCGAGGCCAATGGTATCCTGTATCAACTCCAGGAAGCTGAACTGATTTTATCCGATCCTATTTCCCGTAAGGAATATGATGATCGGGCAGATCTGTTGCGGCTGAAGAAGCAGAGTTCATCCGATGATCCTCTCTATATCCAATCGAAAATCGAACCGGCTGCGCCCCAAGTTGTCGGCGAAGAGACTGGCCTCTGGAAAATGTTTGCAGGGATTTGTGTTCTGCTTGTTGTCGTGTTTTCGCTGTTGGCCTGGCTGAATTCGGGAATCGTCTGGAATAAAACGCAACCGGAAATTGCCTCCAGAGGTGACGAACAAGACAATACTTCCAGCCAGTCCTCTGGGAATCCGATTGATGAGTCTGGCGATTCTCCGACACGGGAAATGATGGAAGGAGGAATCGACCTGCTTCCACTGATCAAGCTTCCGGAGAATGTTATCCAGGCAGAGTGGGAATTTAAAGATCAATTCTTAATCGGGGACTCGACTGCGAATTCGAGTCAAAACTATTCACTGGTAAAGATTCCTTATGAGCTTCCTTCAAATTATGTACTCCAACTCAAAGTCAGGAATACAGACTCCCGCGATGACAGTGCCCTGGTTGCCGGGCTGGCGAATCAAGATGTCGGCTTTGCGGCTCACATGAAAGCCAACCGTACACAGAGTTGGCTGATGGATTACGAAACGGAACAGGCTAATGGCATGCATCAGGATCGCAAGCCGGTTCAGTTTTTTAACTCGGAGGTGTTTTCGATTTTGACTTTTCGAGTGACTGAAAAATCAGTTGTGGTGGAAGAAAACGGAATCCCAAAACTCAAATGGGAGGGGGATTTCAGTCAGCTCTCCCGCAAAAAATTCTGGGCGATGCCTCAGGGAGAAGATCCCCGCAGCCTGTTTCTGATGACGTATGGACGTTATGAATTTGCCGAGATCCGGCTGCATCCATATTACGGTCAGATGCGACCCTTGACCGAATTGAATACAGTCGAGGGCGACGAGCGTGGTCCCTGGTTATCTGCAGATGGTTTGACCTTGTACTGGTGGGTCCGTCCGACCATGGAGGCGGAGTCGGAAATTTGGAGTGCCTCTCGACCAAATCACAATTCGGCATTCGCGAATAAGCGTCGCCTGATGCAGGGGGAATCTCCCACAATCACCGGCGATCAACTCGAGATGATTTATCTGCCAAGTCGCAGTAAAAGTGAAGCCTTGCATATTTCGACACGTGAATCGATTCAGGAGTCGTTTTCTGATCCGGTTCCAATTCCTGCTTTTCAGGACTTTGCCTTCGATAATCCGTGTGTGAGTCAGGATGGATTGACGATTGTGATGGAGAGCCGCTCTAAGAATGGGAAACCATATCTCGCGACACGAAGAAGCAGAGCAGACGCCTGGAGCATCCCTCAGGAAATGATTGTTCCAGAATGGAATAACCAACCCGGTCGCTGGCGTGCTCCCATGTTGTCTGAAGATGGTTTGATTCTCACTGCGACTTATAGCACAGACACAGGAGATCTCCATGTCCGCACAACTCGCGTTAATCGTGACTTGAACTTCAATAAAATGGAGCAGTCGGAAATTTCCCAACTGGGTGAAAGTTTTGCTTATCCACGGATCAATGAAACAATAGGCGAACTGTATCTAGTAAAATTCCCCAAACCGGGTGACTTATGGGTTTCCAAATGGCCGTTGGAGTAATGACGACAGAACTCGTATGGTTGAATTCGATCAAGTCTGCTTTATCTGTAGCGTCTGGCGATGCAAAAATACTAATAACGTTAGGCTTCAACGCGATACGCTATTACTGAATGTGTTCTTGGATTCATAAATTATTCAGTCCGACTCATCAATCTTGTAGTCCACTAAAACGGCTCGATGATCGCTGCCTTCGCTGGGGATTGCCTGACAATGGATCGGCTTGAGTGCTGGTGTCGACCAGCACTGGTCGATGCGAATTAGTGGTAGTTGATTCGCGATCGTACAGCCCCAGCCAACGCCTACTTCTTCAAAGGCGTCCTGCATGCCTGATGAGAGTGGAGAGAAAATTGCGTCTCCCGGTGGAGCGTTGAAATCCCCAGCGATAAGAACTTCGCTGCCTAGTGAATGAGAAGGAAGTTCTTTGAGAACGGAATTCAATTGGCTTCTCTGCAATTTGCGATGCTGTGAATAGGCCTGCCAGCACTCGGGATTCCAAAGATCGAGTCGAAATGGCGGGGCATAAAGGTGTACGGGAACCAGTAATAATTCAACGGTTCCAGATTCTGTCGGAATTCGGGACTTTGCGGGAAGACAATAGCCTGTAAAATCAAAGGGGGCTGGTATTTCTTCCAGTGGATATTTTGAAAGAATGGCCACATCGGGATCCCAGGCAGAAAAGCCTGCTTCGCTAAATATTTTTATTCGAAGTTTATCCAGACTGTCGCGACTGACTGTTTCCTGAATGAGGATGATATCGGGTTCATATTTTGCAAGTGCCAGAATCGCTCCCGCAGAATCGTGACAGTTGAGTGTAATCACGCGTAAACTTTGACTTGATGCAGCACGCGTGACTGGTGGACGATTCTGATAGAGACCTCGTATGAGTGCAATTGGTGTATCCGAAATCAAATAGGTCAGTGCCAGAAAAGGGACCATGATCCAAAAATACTGGCGAGTGAAGATCGTGCCGTAGAGCAAGAGGGTGATCAGGCAGGGAATCGTCCAGACCCAGATTGGGTAAACAGTAATCGCCATGAATGAATCGGGACGGATCGAATAAATTATCGTCAATGAAATAATAATTAGACTACTGAGAAGACAGACCGGTATCATGAACCGCTTTCGTGAATGAAAGACCTTATCATCACTCGAATGTTCAGAGGATTGATTCATCGTAATTCAATTCCGATTCGAGGTGCTCGATTGTCCAAGTAAAAAACTTATCATTCAATAACTGATATCCGCAGTATAATATTCAATTGAACTTGTTTGAGTAATCTCAAAAGTAAGAATACGGAGCAGACGTTTGTACGAGCAGCTATTTTCAACGGCATTATATCAGGCGGAGCAGGGGCGGTTGCCCGATGCGGTGGTGCGTCAGGGGATTCGGCAGTTGTTGACGCAGCGGCGCCGCGAGCGGGAACAGGGGACTTGCACGGATCATCAGGAGCGACTGCAGGCTTTTCTGGATGATGCCCGGAGCAGTCCTGTTGCGGTTGTGCCCGAAAAAGCCAATGAACAGCATTATGAGGTGCCTGCTGAGTTTTTTAAGTTGGCTTTAGGGCCACAGCGAAAATACAGCTGCTGTTTTTATGAAAGTCCCGAGACTCGTCTTGCCCAGGCAGAGTCGAAGGCACTCGAATTGACTTGCCAGCAGGCCGAAATCAAAAACGGGCAGGCAATTCTCGAACTCGGTTGTGGCTGGGGTTCGTTGTCGTTGTGGATGGCCAGACGCTATCCGGAAAGTCAAATTGTAGCCGTCTCGAACTCGGCTTCGCAAAAGGCGTATATCGATCAGCAGATTCAGACGCTCGAATTGAACAATTTGAAAATTGTCACTGCAGACATGAATACGTTCGCCCCTGAAGGAATATTCGATCGCGTGGTTTCGCTCGAAATGTTCGAACACATGCGAAATCATGAATTGCTGATGGAGCGAATTGCCAGCTGGCTGAATCCTGGTGGCAAGTTGTATGTGCATATTTTCTGCCACAAAGATCATCCATATCTTTATCTT from Rubinisphaera italica includes the following:
- a CDS encoding NUDIX hydrolase; amino-acid sequence: MPETPSEEEWFDIVDEHDQVLRSAPRSEVHGEGHLHRATHIWVINSAGKLLIHLRAAGKEEEPLKWTSSASGHVSAGEAYSVSAARELSEELGIEAQLTRWHKIMSGPETGYEHTELYACQSDAVPIPDPNEISEIQYLDFAEIYEWLDREPTAFTHPFRAFLRWSQENSDKIVFD
- a CDS encoding arylsulfatase, with product MLHLLRRTSVNRTQSALFAFLAVYLSVASPLQAVERPNIILIMSDDMGFSDIGCYGGEVETPTLDALAAKGLKFTQFYNTGRCCPTRASLLTGLYPHQAGVGHMMNDKGLEGYRGELNQRCRTIAEVLKPAGYSTFMAGKWHVTPHIAPGSPRNNWPLQRGFDRFYGTIHGAGSFFDPNSLTRDNTQISPYADEEYQPETYYYTDAISDHAVRFIDEHQQSKSDDNPFFMYVAYTAAHWPMHALPEDIAKYKGRFDAGYEELRKERLARVIDLGLVAEDTQLSPGAREWDQVQNREWELRCMEVYAAMIDRMDQGIGKIVNSLKQNHQFDNTLIFFLQDNGGCAEGLGRSPRKNLTARAVTATLDPMPADELQTGMIPAQSRDGFPVIMGPGVMPGPADTYIAYGQGWANVSNTPFREYKHWVHEGGISTPLIISWPEQISSGGKLVREPSHLIDIMATCVDVARANYPQEVGGNKIHPLEGLSLLPVIEEQPLKREAIFWEHEGNRAIRVGDWKLVSKFKEPWELYNIKTDRIESHDLKKQNPELAMELEQRWDSWAVRANVLPLRPKKQ
- a CDS encoding J domain-containing protein: MTLGPSDFEPFYKLLGIPADQQPPNYYQLLGISIDEDDLDVIRVASRQRRALIKSHSQLGQLPEANGILYQLQEAELILSDPISRKEYDDRADLLRLKKQSSSDDPLYIQSKIEPAAPQVVGEETGLWKMFAGICVLLVVVFSLLAWLNSGIVWNKTQPEIASRGDEQDNTSSQSSGNPIDESGDSPTREMMEGGIDLLPLIKLPENVIQAEWEFKDQFLIGDSTANSSQNYSLVKIPYELPSNYVLQLKVRNTDSRDDSALVAGLANQDVGFAAHMKANRTQSWLMDYETEQANGMHQDRKPVQFFNSEVFSILTFRVTEKSVVVEENGIPKLKWEGDFSQLSRKKFWAMPQGEDPRSLFLMTYGRYEFAEIRLHPYYGQMRPLTELNTVEGDERGPWLSADGLTLYWWVRPTMEAESEIWSASRPNHNSAFANKRRLMQGESPTITGDQLEMIYLPSRSKSEALHISTRESIQESFSDPVPIPAFQDFAFDNPCVSQDGLTIVMESRSKNGKPYLATRRSRADAWSIPQEMIVPEWNNQPGRWRAPMLSEDGLILTATYSTDTGDLHVRTTRVNRDLNFNKMEQSEISQLGESFAYPRINETIGELYLVKFPKPGDLWVSKWPLE
- a CDS encoding endonuclease/exonuclease/phosphatase family protein — protein: MAITVYPIWVWTIPCLITLLLYGTIFTRQYFWIMVPFLALTYLISDTPIALIRGLYQNRPPVTRAASSQSLRVITLNCHDSAGAILALAKYEPDIILIQETVSRDSLDKLRIKIFSEAGFSAWDPDVAILSKYPLEEIPAPFDFTGYCLPAKSRIPTESGTVELLLVPVHLYAPPFRLDLWNPECWQAYSQHRKLQRSQLNSVLKELPSHSLGSEVLIAGDFNAPPGDAIFSPLSSGMQDAFEEVGVGWGCTIANQLPLIRIDQCWSTPALKPIHCQAIPSEGSDHRAVLVDYKIDESD
- a CDS encoding SAM-dependent methyltransferase, whose product is MYEQLFSTALYQAEQGRLPDAVVRQGIRQLLTQRRREREQGTCTDHQERLQAFLDDARSSPVAVVPEKANEQHYEVPAEFFKLALGPQRKYSCCFYESPETRLAQAESKALELTCQQAEIKNGQAILELGCGWGSLSLWMARRYPESQIVAVSNSASQKAYIDQQIQTLELNNLKIVTADMNTFAPEGIFDRVVSLEMFEHMRNHELLMERIASWLNPGGKLYVHIFCHKDHPYLYLSSGPQDWMSEHFFSGGMMPSDELLLHYQKDLVLERRWRWNGKHYQLTCEDWLKRTDAAREEILKIFETTYGAENARQWFYRWRMFFMACAELFGYRDGNEWWVSHYRFVKREAK